One genomic window of Staphylococcus hsinchuensis includes the following:
- a CDS encoding C45 family autoproteolytic acyltransferase/hydolase, which produces MQQVKSDILTHRGSHFDLGVQTGQWLKQTALLKNREKEWRKRMPRFDIHIKETYDIFQMYAPQIWEEIKGMQEVLQLPTSQMILNFGHYRFTKLKNSGCTIFLGNDYMVRNYDYHPATYDGRFLLFQPNDGGYAQIGPTSRVTGRMDGMNEHGLTMGYNFMHRKKPGDGFVCYMIGRLILQNCKNVSEAIQLLKEIPHRSSFSYIVMDANLNHAIVEVTPRNIDVRYDRTCTNHFELLTHENRNYTKESTERLSRLIQQTPNSSMDKMEAFELFNNPEYEIYSKLFKSWSGTIHTSLYEPKKRIVYFTLGENQSPSKIDFSKWLQGETLEIKSFKGSIDTNLTFASY; this is translated from the coding sequence ATGCAACAAGTTAAATCAGATATTTTAACACATCGTGGGTCTCATTTTGATTTAGGTGTGCAAACGGGTCAATGGCTCAAACAAACAGCTTTATTAAAAAATAGAGAAAAAGAATGGCGCAAACGCATGCCACGTTTTGACATTCACATTAAAGAAACATACGATATTTTCCAAATGTATGCACCCCAAATATGGGAAGAAATAAAAGGAATGCAAGAAGTTCTTCAACTACCAACTAGCCAAATGATACTCAATTTCGGACATTACCGCTTCACAAAACTAAAAAATAGTGGGTGTACAATATTTTTAGGCAATGACTATATGGTTCGTAATTATGATTATCATCCTGCTACATATGATGGACGCTTTTTATTATTTCAACCAAATGATGGAGGATATGCTCAAATAGGCCCTACATCTCGTGTCACAGGAAGAATGGATGGCATGAATGAACATGGCTTAACGATGGGCTATAACTTTATGCATCGTAAGAAACCTGGAGACGGCTTTGTATGTTATATGATTGGGCGATTGATATTACAGAACTGTAAAAATGTCTCTGAAGCTATCCAATTACTTAAAGAAATACCACACAGAAGCTCATTTAGTTATATCGTAATGGATGCAAATTTGAATCATGCTATTGTTGAAGTCACACCACGTAATATTGACGTAAGATATGACCGTACATGTACAAACCACTTTGAATTATTAACACACGAAAATCGCAATTACACTAAAGAATCAACAGAAAGATTATCGAGACTTATCCAACAAACTCCGAATTCATCTATGGATAAAATGGAAGCATTCGAATTGTTCAACAATCCAGAGTATGAAATATATAGTAAGTTATTCAAAAGTTGGTCAGGTACGATCCACACAAGTTTGTATGAGCCTAAAAAAAGAATTGTCTATTTCACATTAGGGGAAAATCAATCACCTTCTAAAATTGATTTTAGTAAATGGTTACAAGGTGAAACATTAGAAATTAAATCTTTTAAAGGTTCAATCGATACTAATTTAACTTTCGCTTCATACTAA
- a CDS encoding DUF4097 family beta strand repeat-containing protein, whose amino-acid sequence MKKLFISGLIIFVVCFVLASVMWFGFERQNNKLNTAHKSFPNDKINGLHISSQNSFVEVKRGKQFSVSYKGQKKLNVQNHNGTLYIKEQRNSEDHYGLNFNPFRKIKEHLVVTVPDKKLKQFDLKSKRNRVEVNQLDVEKAKINMAYEGIVKVGLNRSNVDKLFYRGKNSPVTLTKDKIANANIKSSNAHINAEESLIEKSVLLVTRDKDIHLDKMDINSNFKASSENGDIIMSYNRKPENVLLKLNPSDGKSKVFNSSFNDDKVGKGDNVLEMYTEKGNIQIN is encoded by the coding sequence ATGAAGAAGTTATTTATTAGTGGTTTAATTATTTTCGTTGTATGTTTCGTTCTCGCAAGTGTAATGTGGTTTGGCTTTGAACGACAAAATAATAAATTAAATACTGCACATAAATCTTTTCCAAATGACAAAATTAATGGACTTCATATCTCTAGTCAAAACAGTTTCGTCGAAGTTAAACGTGGCAAGCAATTTTCAGTATCATATAAGGGGCAAAAGAAATTAAATGTTCAAAACCATAATGGGACGCTCTATATTAAAGAACAAAGAAATAGTGAGGACCATTATGGGTTAAACTTTAACCCATTTAGAAAGATTAAAGAACACTTAGTTGTTACAGTGCCTGACAAGAAATTAAAACAATTTGATTTAAAAAGTAAAAGAAATAGAGTAGAAGTGAATCAACTTGATGTCGAAAAAGCAAAAATAAACATGGCTTATGAAGGAATCGTTAAGGTTGGATTAAATCGTTCTAACGTGGATAAATTATTTTATCGTGGTAAGAATTCACCAGTAACTTTAACGAAAGATAAAATTGCGAATGCTAATATTAAAAGTAGTAACGCCCATATTAACGCTGAAGAGTCACTCATTGAAAAATCAGTTTTATTAGTGACACGAGATAAAGATATTCATTTAGATAAAATGGATATTAATTCAAACTTTAAAGCATCTTCAGAAAATGGAGATATAATTATGTCATATAATAGAAAGCCTGAAAATGTATTACTCAAATTAAACCCATCTGATGGTAAATCAAAAGTTTTCAACAGCAGCTTTAATGATGACAAAGTAGGCAAAGGTGATAATGTTTTAGAAATGTATACAGAAAAAGGAAATATTCAAATAAATTAG
- a CDS encoding HAAS signaling domain-containing protein → MDKITFLNELEQELDGLARIERDKVMFEYEDYFFEEESKGRNEYQIIGALDSPKQIGKEILAKRAIASAESRPNAKTIIRAIMASLGMGIISVLLILVSTIFLGFGMFILLLFSLFLILSPILLVINGLVSHNLSFALSNYLFAISYTGLGIVLFVFIANLAHFVYRLILKYLRWNIKTIRGRAVG, encoded by the coding sequence TTGGATAAAATTACGTTTTTGAATGAACTTGAGCAAGAGTTAGATGGCCTCGCTAGAATAGAAAGAGACAAAGTAATGTTTGAGTATGAAGATTACTTTTTTGAAGAGGAAAGTAAAGGGAGAAATGAGTATCAAATCATCGGTGCGTTGGATTCACCCAAACAGATAGGGAAAGAGATTTTAGCAAAACGTGCAATTGCTTCAGCTGAATCACGACCAAATGCAAAGACAATTATCCGCGCAATTATGGCTTCTTTGGGCATGGGTATCATTTCTGTTTTACTGATTTTGGTATCTACTATTTTTTTAGGTTTCGGGATGTTTATACTGTTATTATTCTCCTTGTTTTTAATATTAAGTCCAATTTTATTAGTTATAAATGGGTTGGTGTCACATAATTTGAGTTTTGCATTAAGTAACTATTTATTTGCAATTTCCTATACAGGACTAGGCATCGTCTTGTTTGTATTTATTGCTAATCTAGCACATTTCGTATATAGGCTGATATTAAAATACCTTCGTTGGAACATTAAAACAATTAGAGGAAGGGCAGTCGGATGA
- a CDS encoding thioredoxin family protein: MTNLETYFKKSQPLEQYIEAMTQNKEGLLTIYNSFTVPEQDERLDQIKRLNYSKVLVITEDWCGDAMMNVPILKHISESLNFDVRVFHRDEDTNLIDQYLTNGTARSIPIFVFLNDQFEQETVWGPRARQAQHFVEQTREALPEKDNPNYEDKVAETHTIISNRFKTDSQMWQHVYDSILDKLITK, from the coding sequence ATGACAAATCTCGAAACATATTTCAAAAAAAGTCAGCCACTAGAGCAATATATCGAAGCTATGACTCAAAATAAAGAGGGATTATTAACTATTTATAACTCTTTTACAGTCCCAGAACAAGATGAACGTTTAGATCAAATAAAGCGTTTAAATTATAGTAAAGTTTTGGTTATAACAGAAGATTGGTGTGGGGATGCAATGATGAATGTGCCGATCTTAAAGCATATTAGCGAATCACTAAATTTTGACGTTCGTGTCTTCCATCGTGATGAGGACACGAATTTAATAGACCAATATTTAACAAATGGAACAGCTCGTTCTATACCTATTTTTGTATTTTTAAATGATCAATTTGAACAAGAAACGGTATGGGGACCACGCGCAAGACAAGCGCAACATTTCGTAGAACAAACTCGAGAAGCCTTACCAGAAAAAGACAATCCTAACTATGAAGATAAAGTTGCTGAAACGCATACAATTATTAGCAACCGCTTCAAGACCGATTCACAAATGTGGCAACATGTCTATGATTCTATATTAGATAAACTGATAACTAAATAA
- the pmtD gene encoding phenol-soluble modulin export ABC transporter permease subunit PmtD yields MNSLQLVKYDMYSILRSPLTYLALILVLVPIITFTILANQNNHEVDGNTVLTAGSWFFSIMGLLFVIKTITRDISNGTIQLYMNKKSSRIGYIVAKTISMILIAILITVLLIIFVLIVQGVVDGKTVKADKFFNLLWFFIMFHLFFGLLLYLFSLFVPKAAVIFTVGIFLILVVPFAEPFLPMIPKIGDNIKDSLKYIPFSYLTTKTTERGNYTFTHWQWFITSASIVILFIASLLYGAKKDI; encoded by the coding sequence ATGAATAGTTTACAACTTGTAAAATATGATATGTATAGCATCTTAAGAAGTCCATTAACGTATTTAGCACTAATTTTAGTTTTGGTTCCAATCATTACTTTTACAATATTAGCAAATCAAAATAATCATGAAGTAGATGGTAATACAGTTTTAACTGCTGGCAGCTGGTTCTTCTCAATTATGGGGTTACTGTTCGTTATTAAGACAATCACACGTGATATTTCGAATGGTACAATTCAACTTTACATGAATAAGAAATCTAGTCGTATTGGATATATTGTTGCAAAAACAATTTCTATGATTTTAATTGCGATTTTAATTACAGTTTTACTTATAATTTTTGTTCTAATTGTACAAGGTGTGGTTGATGGTAAAACTGTAAAAGCTGATAAGTTCTTTAACTTACTTTGGTTCTTTATTATGTTCCATTTATTCTTTGGATTACTATTATATCTTTTCTCATTATTTGTACCTAAAGCAGCTGTAATCTTTACAGTTGGTATATTCTTAATATTAGTTGTGCCATTCGCTGAACCATTTTTACCAATGATTCCAAAAATTGGCGATAACATCAAAGATTCTTTAAAATACATTCCATTCAGTTATCTAACTACTAAGACAACTGAAAGAGGAAATTATACATTCACACATTGGCAATGGTTTATCACTAGTGCTTCAATTGTAATACTATTTATTGCAAGTCTCTTATATGGAGCTAAAAAAGATATTTAA
- the pmtC gene encoding phenol-soluble modulin export ABC transporter ATP-binding protein PmtC, with protein MQLKDITKTYGSNNVLDHINFDFDKSRIVGLIGKNGVGKTTLMKVMNGNIVNFKGDVKVKAKQNIGYLIENPKLYGNKSGLYNLKLFANVLGEGFDKEYSNHIIDAFGMRPYINKKVKKYSMGMKQKLAIAVSLMNKPKYLILDEPTNGMDPDGSIDVLKTIEQLVKDLDMKILISSHKLEDIELICDRAIFLSDGNFVQDVNMAEGAPTDSTILILPKEHFDKSLDYLKKNFEIVQSEKSSKEIILKGQKNYQKLLKGLASIDVFPEFIETRKSSLRDTYFNINQKGGK; from the coding sequence ATGCAATTAAAAGATATTACAAAGACGTACGGTAGTAACAACGTATTGGACCATATTAATTTTGACTTTGATAAAAGTCGCATCGTTGGTCTAATTGGTAAAAATGGTGTCGGAAAGACAACATTAATGAAAGTTATGAATGGTAATATCGTAAATTTCAAAGGTGACGTAAAAGTAAAAGCTAAACAAAATATAGGGTATCTTATTGAAAACCCTAAGTTATATGGTAACAAATCAGGTTTGTATAACTTAAAATTATTTGCAAATGTATTAGGTGAAGGGTTTGATAAAGAGTATTCAAATCATATTATTGATGCATTTGGTATGAGACCTTACATTAATAAAAAAGTAAAAAAATATTCAATGGGTATGAAACAAAAGTTAGCGATTGCTGTTTCATTAATGAATAAACCTAAATACTTAATTTTAGATGAACCAACTAATGGAATGGACCCAGATGGTTCAATCGATGTACTTAAAACAATTGAACAACTTGTAAAAGATTTAGATATGAAAATTTTAATCTCAAGCCACAAACTTGAAGATATTGAATTAATTTGTGACCGTGCCATCTTTTTAAGTGACGGAAACTTTGTACAAGATGTCAATATGGCAGAGGGTGCACCTACTGATTCTACAATTCTTATTCTTCCGAAAGAACATTTTGATAAAAGTTTAGATTACTTGAAAAAGAACTTTGAAATTGTTCAATCAGAAAAGAGCAGCAAAGAAATTATCCTAAAAGGTCAAAAGAACTATCAGAAGTTACTTAAAGGGTTAGCAAGTATTGATGTGTTCCCTGAATTTATTGAAACACGTAAGAGCTCGTTACGTGATACTTACTTCAATATTAATCAGAAAGGTGGCAAATAA
- the pmtB gene encoding phenol-soluble modulin export ABC transporter permease subunit PmtB, giving the protein MKNLLIRNIKLRKWTILIYAILLILSPLHLIISNDTIFTKVSYSCVAMLLLFISLKDSGHAFRFYSKLGHRRAYDFFGSLPVSKKDLLNANYITVLVFTLVGAGILSLYNMPDSNLADSDVNFNYTIPISYMTINFFAIPIAFKQFIERKAERISFLVYLLFMFILVPFAVAFSIIGITLLFQIDFSFLNKCEWLLNYGLLVLSIIFFVINYFMQFKKLKSH; this is encoded by the coding sequence ATGAAAAATTTACTTATTCGAAATATAAAATTACGTAAGTGGACGATTTTAATTTACGCGATATTACTTATACTTTCTCCTTTGCATCTAATTATTAGCAACGATACGATCTTTACTAAAGTTAGTTATTCTTGTGTTGCTATGCTGTTGTTGTTTATCTCACTCAAAGATTCAGGTCATGCCTTCCGTTTTTATAGTAAACTTGGTCATCGTCGTGCTTATGATTTCTTTGGAAGTTTACCCGTTTCTAAGAAAGATTTGCTTAATGCTAATTATATAACTGTTTTAGTGTTTACATTAGTTGGTGCTGGTATCTTATCTTTATATAACATGCCAGATTCTAATTTAGCCGACAGTGATGTGAACTTTAATTATACAATTCCAATCTCCTATATGACGATTAACTTTTTTGCGATTCCAATTGCATTTAAGCAATTCATCGAACGAAAGGCAGAACGCATTTCTTTCTTAGTTTACTTATTGTTTATGTTTATATTAGTACCATTTGCTGTTGCTTTCAGCATAATTGGTATTACGTTGTTGTTTCAAATTGATTTTTCTTTTTTAAATAAATGTGAATGGTTGTTGAATTATGGTTTGCTAGTATTGAGTATTATATTTTTCGTAATTAATTATTTTATGCAGTTTAAAAAATTAAAATCACACTAA
- the pmtA gene encoding phenol-soluble modulin export ABC transporter ATP-binding protein PmtA, whose amino-acid sequence MNAIELNDVSYQFKKFSLKDISFSVPQGYVTGFIGSNGVGKTTLIRLIMDLIEPDGGEINIFNQRMKENPLEIKNKIGFVYSDLYLNDKWTIKQIESYIAPFYKKWDHTVFANYLEKFNLPYKGKIKTFSTGMLMKLSIAIAFSHEAELFILDEPTSGLDPIVRNEVLEIIQKELIDENKTVFISTHIISDLEKIADYLVYIKEGEVVLNSYIDDIISKFKIVKGDAEHIDSELKDLMNYVEYNRTGYVALTEYANVFKELFGNQVTITEPSIEDLMVYLEKGEYNHSDSGGMIDQQEDIR is encoded by the coding sequence ATGAACGCAATCGAACTTAACGATGTAAGTTATCAATTCAAGAAGTTCTCCCTCAAGGATATTAGTTTTAGCGTACCCCAAGGTTACGTAACAGGATTTATCGGATCTAATGGTGTGGGTAAAACAACGTTAATTAGATTGATTATGGATTTGATAGAACCGGATGGTGGAGAAATCAATATCTTTAATCAAAGAATGAAAGAGAATCCTTTAGAAATAAAGAATAAAATAGGTTTTGTATACTCCGATTTATATCTTAATGACAAATGGACAATAAAACAAATTGAATCCTATATTGCACCTTTTTATAAGAAGTGGGATCACACAGTTTTTGCTAATTATCTGGAGAAATTTAACCTGCCGTACAAAGGAAAAATAAAAACTTTCTCAACAGGAATGTTGATGAAATTATCTATTGCGATTGCTTTTAGTCATGAGGCAGAGTTATTTATTTTAGATGAACCTACTTCTGGTTTGGATCCAATTGTTAGAAACGAAGTATTAGAAATAATTCAAAAAGAACTTATTGATGAAAATAAAACAGTCTTTATTTCTACACATATCATTTCAGATTTAGAAAAGATAGCTGATTATCTTGTTTATATTAAAGAAGGAGAAGTCGTCTTAAATTCATATATAGATGATATAATAAGTAAATTTAAAATCGTTAAAGGTGATGCAGAGCACATAGACAGTGAGCTGAAAGATTTAATGAACTACGTTGAATATAATCGTACTGGCTATGTAGCACTTACCGAATATGCAAATGTATTTAAAGAATTGTTCGGTAATCAAGTTACTATCACTGAACCGTCAATTGAAGATCTAATGGTCTATCTTGAAAAAGGTGAATATAATCATTCAGATTCTGGTGGAATGATTGATCAACAGGAGGACATTAGATGA
- the pmtR gene encoding PSM export ABC transporter transcriptional regulator PmtR encodes MKILLKNNSERPIYEQIKQQIKENILKGYVAPGEHLPSMRELAEDLSVSVITTKRAYEDLEKDGFVFTIRGKGTFVKEQDSSILKEKQFIVIESLAKSMTKEAKTIGMPLSELQEILAMIFEEDNE; translated from the coding sequence ATGAAGATACTTTTAAAGAATAATAGTGAACGACCCATATACGAACAAATCAAACAACAAATTAAAGAAAACATTTTAAAAGGTTATGTTGCACCTGGTGAACACTTACCATCTATGCGCGAATTAGCTGAGGATTTAAGTGTCAGCGTAATTACAACTAAAAGAGCTTACGAGGATTTAGAAAAAGATGGATTTGTTTTTACCATTAGAGGAAAGGGTACTTTCGTAAAGGAACAAGATAGTTCTATTTTAAAGGAAAAACAATTTATAGTTATTGAATCATTAGCGAAATCGATGACGAAAGAAGCAAAAACAATAGGCATGCCATTATCCGAACTGCAAGAAATACTAGCTATGATATTTGAGGAGGATAACGAATGA
- a CDS encoding SE1626 family protein translates to MKHLTKIFVIIAIIAFIVGYYLQATGNESAGIKLLLAAIMFMICAFINRYNDRRKKQNQDKHKK, encoded by the coding sequence ATGAAACATTTAACAAAAATATTTGTAATAATTGCTATTATCGCTTTTATTGTGGGTTATTATTTACAAGCGACTGGTAATGAAAGTGCTGGCATTAAATTATTATTAGCAGCGATAATGTTTATGATTTGTGCATTTATTAACAGATACAATGATCGACGAAAAAAGCAAAACCAAGACAAGCATAAAAAGTAA
- a CDS encoding Trp-rich small protein, with the protein MMWWQDMVMTLITGGILVVFRVWLDIKWKDK; encoded by the coding sequence ATTATGTGGTGGCAAGATATGGTTATGACGTTAATAACAGGTGGCATACTTGTTGTTTTCCGTGTCTGGTTAGACATTAAATGGAAAGACAAATAG
- a CDS encoding aminotransferase class I/II-fold pyridoxal phosphate-dependent enzyme, translating to MNPLALDLNEKLSKSNPNVADMLSDLGKLIYYPKGILSQSAEAKSTKYNATIGMATYSDRKMYADTLNDVFHHLEPDEIFPYAPPQGLESLRDLWQQKMLKENPDLKKEDFSRPIATNALTHGLSIVGDMFADSGDTLLLPTHNWGNYKLVYSTRHSVDIETYNIFDESGNFTTDGLVKHLENYEKDKVILILNYPNNPTGYTPNKEEVKVMVEAIQSLAERGTNVIAIVDDAYYGLFYEDVYTQSLFTALTNLQQENLLPIRLDGATKEFFAWGLRVGFITFGVNDETTKQVLEAKVKGLIRSNISSGPMPSQSAVKYVLEHPETFEKEIQHNIDTLQARYEVTKSVVYDEKYKKFWQPYDFNSGYFMAVKVQDVKPEELREHLIEHYSIGIIALNATDIRIAFSCIEKDDIPYVFDMIAKAIEDLQAKSE from the coding sequence ATGAATCCATTAGCTTTAGATTTAAACGAAAAATTATCTAAATCAAACCCAAATGTTGCAGATATGCTCTCAGATCTTGGTAAATTAATTTACTATCCTAAAGGGATTTTGTCACAATCTGCAGAAGCTAAATCTACAAAATATAACGCAACGATAGGTATGGCAACATATAGTGATCGTAAAATGTATGCAGATACGTTAAATGATGTATTCCATCATTTAGAGCCTGATGAAATATTTCCTTATGCCCCACCTCAAGGTTTAGAGTCATTACGTGATTTATGGCAACAAAAAATGTTAAAAGAAAACCCAGATCTAAAAAAAGAAGATTTCTCACGACCAATTGCAACAAATGCGTTAACACATGGTTTATCAATCGTAGGTGATATGTTCGCAGATAGTGGTGATACATTGCTATTACCAACGCACAATTGGGGTAACTACAAGCTTGTTTATAGTACGAGACATAGTGTAGATATAGAAACTTATAATATTTTTGATGAATCAGGTAATTTCACAACTGATGGTCTTGTTAAACATTTAGAAAACTATGAGAAAGATAAAGTGATTTTAATTTTAAATTACCCTAACAACCCTACTGGCTATACTCCAAATAAAGAAGAAGTAAAAGTTATGGTTGAGGCAATTCAATCATTAGCTGAGCGAGGTACGAATGTCATTGCTATTGTGGATGACGCTTATTACGGCTTATTCTATGAAGACGTATATACGCAGTCATTATTTACAGCACTCACTAATCTACAACAAGAAAACTTGTTACCTATCCGTTTAGATGGTGCTACAAAAGAATTCTTCGCTTGGGGCTTACGTGTTGGATTTATCACATTTGGTGTAAATGATGAAACTACAAAACAAGTTTTAGAAGCGAAAGTTAAAGGGTTAATACGCAGTAATATTTCTAGCGGTCCAATGCCTTCACAAAGTGCTGTTAAATACGTTTTAGAACATCCTGAAACATTTGAAAAGGAAATTCAACATAATATAGATACACTTCAAGCACGATATGAAGTTACAAAATCAGTCGTTTATGATGAAAAATACAAAAAATTCTGGCAACCATATGATTTCAATTCAGGCTACTTTATGGCAGTGAAAGTTCAAGATGTTAAACCGGAAGAATTACGTGAACATCTTATCGAACACTATTCAATCGGTATTATCGCTTTAAACGCTACTGATATTCGAATTGCATTCAGTTGTATTGAAAAAGATGATATCCCATACGTATTTGATATGATTGCTAAAGCAATTGAAGATCTTCAAGCTAAAAGTGAATAA
- a CDS encoding bacillithiol transferase BstA, which yields MTKKTVFNVIDTGVNYLLSNYESWGNEVVLDKESEFFPNTLHWQYGHVLTIFESGLSICEQNEVDIQKYTQFFGYGTSPKDWGDVEPPSIEEIFNHIKTLPERAENLTDEQLEIELDQPIAGCKTLDELLVLNAIHIPLHAGKIEEMSRVLKQNQ from the coding sequence TTGACTAAAAAAACAGTTTTCAACGTGATTGATACAGGCGTAAATTATTTATTGAGCAACTACGAAAGTTGGGGTAATGAAGTAGTTTTAGACAAGGAAAGTGAATTCTTTCCTAATACATTACATTGGCAATATGGACATGTCTTAACGATTTTTGAAAGTGGTTTATCTATTTGCGAACAAAATGAAGTAGACATTCAAAAATACACACAATTTTTCGGATATGGTACGTCTCCAAAAGATTGGGGAGATGTTGAACCACCAAGTATTGAAGAAATATTCAACCATATTAAAACACTACCAGAACGTGCAGAGAACCTTACTGATGAACAATTAGAAATAGAATTAGATCAACCGATTGCAGGCTGTAAAACATTAGATGAATTGCTTGTGTTAAATGCAATTCATATCCCATTACATGCAGGTAAAATCGAAGAAATGTCTCGTGTATTAAAACAAAATCAATAA